Within the Gordonia westfalica genome, the region TCCGTAGGTCCACATGGCGCTCGACGCCGCGCCCATCAGGACGGCGACGGTCAGTGCGGTCGCGTGGCGGCGGACCCAGGCGACGGAGAACGTCGGTGCCTGCTCGTCCCGGCCGGCCGATCCCGGTCGGTCGGCTGCGAGGAGGCCGACCGCGATGATCACCGTCACCACACCGATGACCGCCCAGGTCACGCGCCATTCGGGCAGGAAGACGAGCGCGAGTGCCCCGGCGCCGACGAGCCCGGGGCCGGTACCGGAATTGACCATGGACTGGGCGCGATCGACACGGTCTGCGGCGATGTTGCGCCGTACGACGCTCACCAGTGCGGGCGATGCCAGACCTGCGCCCGCCGAGCTGATCACCGCGAACAAGCCGAAGACGATCAGATTGCCGGCGGCGGCCATGCCCCAGACACCACCGGCCGCGGTGACGGTTGCGACCACGATGAGCGCCCGCGGGTAGCGGCGCCCGTAGAGGAAGCCGCACACCGCCGCCAGGCAGTAGACCAGCGACGATCCCGACGAGATGTACCCCGCCCGTGCCGAGTCGAGGGCCAGATCGGTCTGTACGTCGGGCAGGAAAAGCCCGTAGGCGAGGCGCACCAGCCCGTAGGTCGCCGCGATGAAAGCAGTGCCGGCCACGATGACCAGTGGCTCCCGATCGAGACCAAACGAAAACGTGCGTTTCATATTTTCGAGTCTAGGCTGATTGCCATGCCGATGCGCAAGGCCTCCGCGGAGAAACTGCTCGACGCAGTTGATGACCTCGTGTTCTCGCGCGGAATCGAGTCGACACCCGTCGACGCCATCCTCGCGCGGGCGGGCGTGTCGGCGGCGACGCTCTACCGCGGCTACCGCAGCAAGGAGGCATTGGTCGCCGCATCACTCGAACGACGACACGAGCGGTGGCGCGAGACGTGGGGGAGTCTCATCGCGGCTGCCCCCGACGCCGAGGGCCGTCTGCTCGCCATCTTCGACGCCATCGACGACTTCGCGGCCCGACCCGACGGCGCGCGGTGGTGTGCGTTCCTCGGCACCGCCGCCGAGATGTCCGACCCGCCGGCCGAGATCGCCGACGCCGTCACCCGCGACACCGACCACATGCGCCGAACCCTGCGCGATCTCGCCGCGCAACTGCCGTGCGCGAATCCCGATCACCTGGCCGAGCAAGTCCTCGTCGTGGTCACCGGCGAACTCGCGATGAGACTGCGTGACAAGCCGTTACGGAAGTCGACGCTCGGCCGGGAGATCGCGGTGACGCTCATCGCGATCGCGTGCACACCTACTACGAATTGAGGACAGGGCGGTATACCGCAGTCCGAGTACACCCGCCCGCTCACCCGAAGTGCGAGGCGTACCTGCTGTAGGGCACCTGGCCGTTGGGGCTGGCCTTGATCGCAACGGCCACCGGCGGCGGGATGGGCGCCCAGTAGGCGGGCATCGCAGCGGCGAGTGACGGCTTGACGATGTAGAGCAGCGCGAAGTTCACGATCCACAGCGGCGGCGCCATCGACATGCCGACGGTGGTCGTGACGCCGGCCTTGGTGTTCGTCACCAACTGTGCGGCGCCCGACATCTGTTGTGCGACAAAGCCGAACGGGACCTCGATCGTGTAGGCCGACCGGTAGAGCGCCAGCAGGGTGTCGGTCGCCCCGTTGTCGCGCAGCCACGTGCCGACGTAGCCGCCGGGGGCGATCAGCGAATTGACCTGTCGCGTGGGCGCACTCGCGTTCGCGGGGCTCTGCAGCATGCCCTGCTCGTTCACGTACAGGCCATAGCTTCCGACGACGGAGTCGCCGAACATCGGACGACCGGTGGTGTTGGTCAGGATGATCAGACAGGCGTCGATGATCTTGGCCGCGTCGCGGCTTCCGCCGATACCGCCGCCGCTCAAGAAGGAGCGGTATTGCTGTTCGGAGAGAGCATCTTTCGGAGACAACCCGATTGCCGCTGCCACACGATCGGCGGCTGCGAGACCCATCGGCTGGTTGAGTTGCGACGGCTTCGTCAGCTTCGGCGGTGCAAATCGCTCAAAGGCCGGAGCGCCCGAGAACGGGAGGGCGAAACCGGTCTCATTCCCCGGGGCAGCGGTGGCGCTCGGGGCCACACCCACCGCGAGTGTGAACACCCCGAGAATGGCGAGCAACGTCGAGAGGACCCGTCGCGGTCCGGCGGCCCGTCGATCCGGTCCCGTCATCGATACACCTCGCACAGCCGGCCCCAATCAGTCGAACGGACGATCCGTCGGTGAGCACACTGAAGCGCCGAGGACCGAGCGGTGTCAAGGGGCCCGGGAAAGCGGTATGACGTTGTGCCCGGAATCCGGGCACAACGTCATACAGATGCAGCGGGTGTAGCGGCTCAGATGAGGCCGAGGGCCAGCATCGCGTCGGCGACCTGGGTGAAGCCGGCGATGTTCGCGCCGGTCACGTAGTTGCCGGGTGCGCCATATTCCTCGGCGGTGTGCAGGCAGTGATCGTGGATGGAGGTCATTATCTCCGAGAGACGCTCTTCGGTGTAGCCGAAGGTCCACGAGTCGCGAGATGCGTTCTGCTGCATCTCGAGTGCGCTCGTGGCCACACCGCCGGCGTTCGCCGCCTTGCCGGGTGCGAAGCGGACTCCGGCGTCGCCGAAGATGCGTACGGCCTCGGGGGTGCACGGCATGTTGGCGCCCTCGGCGACGATGCGGACCCCGTTCCTGACGAGCGCGGTGGCGTCGGCGCCGTTGAGTTCGTTCTGGGTCGCGCACGGGATGGCGATGTCGGTGGGCACGTTCCACAGCGATCCGTTGGTGACGAGCCGCGCAGCGGGGCGCGCCTTCGCATAGTCGGCGATGCGACCCCGCTGGACGTTCTTGATCTCCTTGAGGAGCTCCAGGTCGATGCCTGCTTCGTCGACGATGTATCCGCTCGAGTCCGAGCAGGCGGTGACGCGGCCACCGAGTTGCTGGATCTTCTCGATGGCGTAGATGGCGACGTTGCCCGATCCCGACACGACGACGGTCTTGCCGTCGAGCTTGTCGTCGACCGCGGCGAGCATGTCGCGGACGAAGAACACCGCGCCGTAGCCGGTGGCCTCGGTGCGGACCTGCGATCCTCCCCAGGCGAGTCCCTTGCCGGTCAGGACGCCGGACTCGTAACGGTTGGTGATGCGCTTGTACTGACCGAACAGGTAGCCGATCTCCCGGCCGCCGACGCCGATATCGCCGGCGGGGACGTCGGTGTACTCACCGATGTGGCGGTAGAGCTCGGTCATGAAGGACTGGCAGAACCGCATGATCTCGCCGTCCGAGCGACCCTTGGGGTCGAAGTCGGCGCCGCCCTTGCCGCCGCCGATCGGTAGACCGGTGAGCGCGTTCTTGAAGATCTGCTCGAAGCCGAGGAACTTGACCACGCCGAGGTAGACGCTCGGATGGAAGCGGAGGCCGCCCTTGTAGGGGCCGAGGGCCGAGTTGAACTCGACGCGGAACCCGCGGTTGACCTGGACCTGGTCCTGGTCGTCGACCCACGGCACGCGAAAGATGATCTGCCGCTCGGGCTCGGTCAGACGCTTGATGATCCCGGCGTCGGCATAGTGCGGGTGCTTGGCCAGAACGGGGCCGAGGCAGTCGAAGACCTCACGAACGGCCTGGTGGAATTCGGCCTCTCCGGGGTTGCGCGCAACCACCTGTTCGTACAGATCGCTGATCTTCTCGTCGAGCACGGCCACGGTGGCCACCACTTCCTTATTCGGTACCTGTGGGAGCGGCGGTGCACCCGGAATCGGGCCACCGCCACCCCGCAGCCTATCGATCGGCAGGAAA harbors:
- a CDS encoding MFS transporter, producing MKRTFSFGLDREPLVIVAGTAFIAATYGLVRLAYGLFLPDVQTDLALDSARAGYISSGSSLVYCLAAVCGFLYGRRYPRALIVVATVTAAGGVWGMAAAGNLIVFGLFAVISSAGAGLASPALVSVVRRNIAADRVDRAQSMVNSGTGPGLVGAGALALVFLPEWRVTWAVIGVVTVIIAVGLLAADRPGSAGRDEQAPTFSVAWVRRHATALTVAVLMGAASSAMWTYGRAILVDNGGSSQRGTTIAWIMIGIGGAAVALTAAPLARWSATSAWTLSCSTMTAGIVLVAAAPGRMTVALIGCLLFGWGFTSATSALIAWTSTIDAARSAAGTALLFIALMFGQAVGATALGAVITAVGYGFAFIVAAVASAVSIAVALLDRTGRRADADERPGSGEPGHEPSAGPAPIERITGELEGRQRR
- a CDS encoding TetR/AcrR family transcriptional regulator; translated protein: MPMRKASAEKLLDAVDDLVFSRGIESTPVDAILARAGVSAATLYRGYRSKEALVAASLERRHERWRETWGSLIAAAPDAEGRLLAIFDAIDDFAARPDGARWCAFLGTAAEMSDPPAEIADAVTRDTDHMRRTLRDLAAQLPCANPDHLAEQVLVVVTGELAMRLRDKPLRKSTLGREIAVTLIAIACTPTTN
- the gdhA gene encoding NADP-specific glutamate dehydrogenase → MVATVAVLDEKISDLYEQVVARNPGEAEFHQAVREVFDCLGPVLAKHPHYADAGIIKRLTEPERQIIFRVPWVDDQDQVQVNRGFRVEFNSALGPYKGGLRFHPSVYLGVVKFLGFEQIFKNALTGLPIGGGKGGADFDPKGRSDGEIMRFCQSFMTELYRHIGEYTDVPAGDIGVGGREIGYLFGQYKRITNRYESGVLTGKGLAWGGSQVRTEATGYGAVFFVRDMLAAVDDKLDGKTVVVSGSGNVAIYAIEKIQQLGGRVTACSDSSGYIVDEAGIDLELLKEIKNVQRGRIADYAKARPAARLVTNGSLWNVPTDIAIPCATQNELNGADATALVRNGVRIVAEGANMPCTPEAVRIFGDAGVRFAPGKAANAGGVATSALEMQQNASRDSWTFGYTEERLSEIMTSIHDHCLHTAEEYGAPGNYVTGANIAGFTQVADAMLALGLI